GCTGGTCCGCCGCGACCACGGTCGTGCACCAGACGGTGGTCTTGCCGTGCGGCCCCGGTTCGAGCGCCACGCCTTCCGCCGACGCATCCGGAAAGGCCCGATCGAGAACGTCCAGGAGGACTCTGACGGCTTCTTCCGAGCAATGAGTGGCCGTGACCACCACTTCCGCCGATGACTGCCGTGATGCGCCGGCGTCGCTGGTCATCGCTTACCGCCTTCCTCGTCCGTCCGGGCGTGAGCGCCCTGCGGGCGACGTCGATCAGTGGCCGTGGGCATGTTTCGGATGCTGCTGGTTCATCCCGGGACCTCGGGGCATCACACGTCTCCTTCTTGCGGGGAGGTTCACCGCCATGCTGCGAGGCCACGCGGATTCCCGCACCTCGGATCCGCCACATGGCACCGTCGGCACGACCTGCCGGAGCGCCCCGCCGCCGGACGATCCGTCCGGGGCGTCGCGGGAGGCCGGATTCTCGGCCCTTCCCCGACGGTTCAGGGCCACCAGGCGGGGAAGGCGCGCAAGAGCCCAGCGGATCGAAGGGAGTGAGCGCCATGCGCATCGCGTTTCTGACCGCTCCGGAGGGGGTGGAGGAGGTCGAGCTCACCACGCCCTGGAAGGCCGTCGAGACGGCCGGCTGGATCCCCCAGCTGGTATCGACCGGGCCCGGACGGGTGCAGGCGTTCAACCACCTCGACAAGGCGAACACCTACCCCGTCGACCACCTACTGGCCGGAGACACCTCGGACGCCTTCGACGCACTCGTGCTACCGGGCGGTGTCGCCAATCCGGACGCCCTCCGCATGAACGACCGGGCCGTCGGCTTCGTCCGCAGCTTCTTCGAGACGGGCAAACCGGTCGCGGCGATCTGTCACGCGCCCTGGACCCTGATCGAGGCCGACGTCGTACGCGGCAGGACGCTGACGTCGTGGCCAAGCCTGGCGACCGACATCCGCAACGCGGGAGGCACCTGGGTCGACGAGGAGGTACAGGTGTGCCGCGCGGCCCCGTCAACGCTCATCACCAGCCGCAGGCCCGACGACCTCGACGCCTTCTGCACCACCCTCGTGAAGGAATTCACCCCCGCGCGCGACGACGATCTCGGCGCCCTTCGGAGCCCGTGAAAGGGCCGCAGCGAGTGCCGCACGCAGATCCTCCACGTGGTCGGCATCCATTTCGCCGCTCACCCGCACCACGCAAGGGCTCCGGAGCCCGGTTTCGGCAGGGGGCTCCGGTACGGGCGTGTCCTCGGCAGCCATGGCGCACCTCCTCGTACGCGGGGCGCCTGCCCCTCGCGGGACCTCTCAATCCCCTGCACGGCACAGGAAGGGGCTGCTCGCCTGCCCTCCCGTGACTCCGGCGGCAACCGCACCCGGATAATGGCACCGACCCGGGCGGCCACCGTGCGCGCGCTCGGTCGCAGCCCGACGCACTGACCGGGGAGACGAAGGATCGATGATGCTCGAAGCAGGCCAGCGGGTGAAATTGGCAGCAGACCTGAGGCTGGCCGGGTCGGTCGTTTCGGCCGAGGACTCCCCGGCGGCTGCCACGGGTGCCGTCGCCGGCTCGCTGTCCCTGGCATCGGGCACCGGGGGCACCGTCGAGCGGGTGAACGAGCCCCAGCCGCAGGAACAGGGTCCCGGCGTCCGCGAGTACGAACGGCTCAAGTCGCTCCTCGACGGCTTCGGCCACCAGATGCCCTCGGGGACCAGGAAGCAGCTCGAAGAGCAGGTCGGCTCGCTGGAACCCGAGTGGATCGCCTACCAGGAGCAGCAGCTCCACGTGACCGTCCGCGTACGCCTCGACAACGGTTTCGTCCTCGACGACGCACACGTAGAGGTCTTCACGTCCGACTGATCTCCCGGGTCGTGGTCGGTACCCGGGCCGCTGCGTCTTCTGGCAGGCTCGTGCGTACCGCGTTTCACTGGAGAGTGCCGCAACCGCGCGCCCGCAGCGGAATCGCTCCGTCCATCGCGGACCCCGCCGGGCGCACGCCGGGAGGTCCCGTGAACACCCACACGCCACCCCGCTTCGACCCCACCCGCGTCCCCCACCTGCTGGGATCGTTCGCGCCGGTCACGGAAGAGGTGGACGTCGCCGATCTGGAGGTGCCGGGCGAGCTGCCGGCCTCCTTGGACGGCCTGTACTTGCGCAACGGCCCCAATCCCCGTTTCACGCCGATCGGCTCGTACCTGTACCCCATCGACGGCGACGGCATGCTGCACGGGGTCTGGCTTTCCGGGGGCCGCGCCCGCTACCGCAACCGCTTCGTACGCACTCCCGCGGTGGAGGCCGAGGAACGCGTCGGGCACGCCCTCTGGGGCGGCCTCGGGCCGGTCGCCCGCGCCCGCATCCCCGTCCGGGTCCCGCTCGGCCTGCACGGCTGCTGGCTTCCCACCGAGCCCTGAACCCGGCAGGCGCCCCGCCGCGCCTCCACGGCCGCCCGGGTCACCTGCGCAGCAGGGCGCAGACGAAGTCCTCCTGGACGTCCCGGACCTGTGCGAGGAGGTCGGGGTTGTTGTCGAGGGACGTCTGCGTGCTGATCGAGAAGGTCAGGGAGCGGCGGCCGTCCGCCGTGGCCGCCACCAGCTGCGTGTAGCCGGCCGTGTTTCCGGTGTGGCCGTAGACCGCTCCGCAGCGCGTCGTGTAGCGGTAGATGGCCAGGCCCGCCTCGGTGCGGCCGGGGCCGGGGGGCTGGGACAGGGCGCCTGGGATGAACGTGAACTGCTGCCTGCGGGTGCGGTCCGAGACGAGCGTGCCGCCCGCGTAGCCCCGGATGAACGCCGTCAGGTCCTTCGGCGTCGAGACGATGCCCCCGGCCGCCCAGGCCCCCGAGGCGCTCACGGCCTCGCTGACGTCGACGGGCCCGGTCTGCGGGTCGATCTGGTAGCCGTGGAGGAAGGGCACGGGCAGTCGGTAGCCCTGGGGCAGGCTCGTGGCGTCCAGGCCCAGCGGCTCGTAGACGAGCTCGCGCAGCAGTGTCTCGTACCGGCGTCCGGTGGCGGCCTCGGCCATCAGGGCGATGGCGATGTTGTCGGAGTTGGAGTACTGGTAGCGGCTGCCCGGCCGGAATTCGAGGTCCTCGTCGGCGACGAAATCCAGCAGGCGCCGGGAGTCGAAGCGGTGGCGGGGGTCCTCGGAGATGATGTCGACGAACCCGGGGGACGCCGAGTAGTCGGGCAACCCGCTGGTGTGGTTGAGCAGTTGACGCAGCGTCACCTGGTGCCATGCGACCGGCTGAGCGGGCAGCACCTCGCCGATCGTGTCGTTCAGGTGCAGCCGGCCGCGGTCGACGAGCCCGAGGGCCACCGCTCCGCTGAAGGCCTTGGCGACACTGGCGATCCGCATGTGGTCGGTCGCCCTCGGCGGCCGCCCGCTCTCCACGTCGGCCACGCCCGCCCGGTAGACCTGCGTACGGTCGCCGTCGCGCAGGACGGCAATGACCCCGGGGGGCCCGTCGGCGCGCTCCACGAGCTCCCGCAGCTGCTGCTGGAGGGAGGCCGCGGGCGCCGGGGCGCGGTCCGCTCCGGCCTGCGCGGGCTGCACGGAGGCGCCGAGCAGGGCGCCGCACACGGCCGTGGCGGCGGCCAGGCGCAGCGAGGGGCGGATCCGGCGGGCGTGGCCGTACGGGCGTGAGGACACGGAGGTACCTCCAGGGGACGACGGAGCGCGGCGGCCCCACGATGGCAGGAGCCGCGCCGGTGCCGGCGGCGACACGGCCGCGCGCCGGCCGGCGGTGCTCCATCCGGCCCTGGCAGGCGCGCACGCTCCGGAGACTCCCACCCACCTCAACCAATCACCTTTCATTCATTTCAGATTCATGAATAGAACCTCACATTCGAAGGTCATATGGCGAGTTCGATCTACGATCCATCCATCTCCTCGCGCTCCTCGTGTCCGGCTGCGGCGCTCATCATCGCGATCGTCGCGCTCGCCCCGGTCACGCGCGGGGTGGTCGGCACGATGATCGGCACGAACGCCGCGATCTTCCCGATGACGGTCGTCGCGACGTTCGGGGTCGCCCGCATCGTGGAGTCCAACCTGCTCTCCGTCGAACCCGGCGTGATCGAGGCGGCGCGCTCGATGGGCGCGAGCCCGCTGCGGATCCTGCTCACGGTCCTCGTTCCCGAGGCGCTCGGACCCCTCGTGCTCGGCCTGACCTTCATGCTCGTCGCGCTGATCGACTTCTCGGCGGTGGCGGGCACGGTCGGCGCAGGAGGCGTCGGCAACCTGGCGATGGCCTACGGCTACCTGCGGCACTCGTACAGTCGGCGCAGCTGCTCGGCAACGTGGTGTCCCGCAAGGTGCTCCGCCGCTGACGCCGTGCGCGGGCGCTGCCGTCCCGGGCGCCGGCGGGACCGCCGGCGCCCAGGACGATCAGCCGAACTGGGCGGTGATGTGCTGGAGCGGGACGAACTTGAAGTTCTGGTTGCCGCTGGTGCCGGGGGCACCGTTGGAGCCGTCCTGGCAGATGAACACGCCCTGGGGGAAGGCGGGGCCGAGGTTGGCCGAGGTGGCGTCGATGCCGTCGGTGTCCTCGCAGTCGTCGGCCGCCGTGCCGTTGGAGACGGAGAAGCGGCCGAGGTAGGCGCGGGTGGTGCGGTCGTACACGGTGAAGTCGTTGCTGCCCTGGGAGGAGACGTAGATCCGGTTTCCGGCGGCGGTGATGCCCTCGGTGTCGGCGGTGATGTGGCCGCCCGAGCCGGCGGAGTCGAGCTTGGTGCGGCTGGTGCCGGCGGTGGGCTCGGCCCCGTACACCCAGACGCCGACGTCCTCTTCGCCGAGGTAGAGCTTGCCGGTGGTCTCGTCGGCGTAGCATCCCTCGACCGCGGAGCCCGCGTCCCACAGGCGGACGGAAGTCGCGGTCACCGCATCACCGTTGACGGCGAGCTCCCACTGCTCGACGCTGCCGGAGGTGGAGTTGGGGAAGGCGTACAGCTTGCCCGAGGCCGGCGAGGTGTAGAGGCAGATGCCGTGCGCGGTGACCTCGGTGGGCACGTCCGCCAGCCGCTTGAGCTGCCGGGTCGCGGGGTCGATGCGGTAGACGTGCATGGCACCGTTGCCGCCGGCGGCCTCGTCGTCGGCCGAGACCACGATGTCGCCGCGCAGGTCGACGTTGTTGCCGTAGTCGCCGGTGATCCGCTGGATGCGGGCGCCGGTCATGTCGTAGACCTCCAGCGCGCCCTTCTTGTCCGTTCCGACGACCACCGACTTGGCGGGGGTCGGTCGGGTGGACCCAGAGGGCGGGGTCGTCGGCGGCGTCGCCGCTGTGCGAGACCGGGGCGGTCTCCACGGTGGCGGTGACGGATATCGCCGCCGCGTGAGCCGGGGCGGCCGGCAGGGCCAGGGTGGCCAGGACGGCGGCAGGCAGCGCGGCCGCACGGACGGAAAGGGCGAAGGACACCGGGTTCCCCTCGGTCGGGTGAAGGACAGGGGGAGGGTAGAGAGGCCCGGCGAGCACGGCGTGAACGGCAGTTGAACCGGCCGCGGTCTCCGCGCCGGCCGGGCGGGAGCCGCTGGGGCGGAATTTCCCGCGCCGCAGCTCGGACCGGTAACTATGCTGGCGAGGCTCGGACGTCGGCCCACCGCAGCCGTCCGAACCGCAACGTGCCCCATCCGCGCGGCTCTTGCGGATGCTGCCCGAGCCCGCCTCCCCTCGGCCCCCAGGAGCCCCATGAGCGACCCGATCGGCATCCGCGCGACCCTGCTGGTCCTGTACTCGCCCCGGCTCGAAGAGTGCCGGCGCTTCTACGAAGACCTGGGTCTGCACTTCGCGAGCGAGCAGCACGGGCGGGGCCCCCGCCACTACGCGGCCACGCTGGCGGACGGTGCGGTTTTCGAGCTCTACCCCGCCCGCCCCGGCCGCGAGACCGGTGCCCTTCGCCTGGGCCTCACCCTCACCGGCGCCGCCGCGACCCCACCGCTCGGGCCCGGCCGCCATCTCCTCACGGACCCCGACGGCCGGACCGTCGACATCCACTCGACCGGGCGACGTGACTCGTGATCTTGTTCGGCGTTGGTCCCTCGGGGCCCGTCCGGCCCTGAGGGACATCTGCCGGCAGGGTCCGTGCCGCGTCGCGGGCCGGGAAGAATGCGTGAGGTCGTCTGCCATGCACTCCGTCACCAGGAAGATCGCCGCGGGAATCGGAACAGCGGCTGCCGCTCTCGGCTGCGTCATCGCCACGGGACCGTCCGCGGTGGCGGACGGCAAGTGGTGCAACCACTCGGTCTGCATCGAGACCTACGACACGGGCACCTACCTGGGCCGGGTGGAGGTGTCGGTCACCAACACCAACCAGCCGAACCGCATCAGTGCCCGCGTGTGGACCACCAACGGCTGGAGCGCCGACACCAAGGTCGAGGACGTCGCCAAGTTCAGGACCTACCGGGACCACGCCTACCCGCAACGGCGCTTCCCCGCGGGCACCCGGCTCTGCGCGGAGGGTTTCCGCGGGGGCGCCAGCGTGGGCCTGCCCTGCGTCACCCTCACCGGCTGAGCTCCTCGTCCGCACCGGGCCCGACGATGCGGCCGTCGCGCAGCTCCACGACCCGGTCGGCGAGTTCGATCAGGTTGGGGTCGTGGGTGGCGACGAGGATGGTGACCGACTCGCTGCGCACGACCGCACGCAACAGCTCCATGATCGACCGGCCCGTCTCGGAGTCGAGCTGACCCGTGGGTTCGTCCGCGATGATCAGGTCGGGGTCGTTGGCCAGGGCGCGGGCCACCGCGACGCGCTGCTGCTGACCGCCGGAGAGCTCGCCGGGGCGCTGCTCGGCGTGGTCCGCGAGGCCGACCAGGGCGAGCAGGGTCCTGGCACGTTCCTCGCGCTCCTTGGCGGGTACGCGGCGCAGTCGCATCGGCACGCCGACGTTCTCGGCGGCGGTGAGGACGGGGATCAGGCCGAAGGACTGGAAGACGAACCCGATGCGGTCCCGGCGCAGTGCGAGCAGGTCCGCCTCGTCGAGGGCGGCCAGGTCGGTGCCGTCGAGGGTGATCCGGCCGCTGGTCGGCGTGTCGAGGCCGCCGACGAGGTTCAGCAGGGTGGTCTTGCCCGAGCCCGACCGGCCCCTGAGGGCGGTGAGTTCACCGCGGCGGACCTCGAAGGACACGCCGCGCAGGGCGTGGACGGCCTGCGGTCCGCTGCCGAAGCTGTGGTGCAGGTCGTCCACCACCACGATCGGCGTGCCCGCGCCCTCCCGCGCCGTCGCCACCGCCGCCGCCACCGGTGCCTGATGGTTGTTGCTCATCGCATGTACTCCCCCGTCGAGTTGTCCGCATCGCTCGCGTCGTCCGCGTGGAGCGCCCCGCCCCGCGGTCCGCACCCGCCGCCGTTGCAGCTTCCTGATCGCATTTGCGCATCCGTCGCACCTTTCACGCAAGCCCCTTCCCTCTCTGGTTCGAATCTGACAGCATCGTCCGCTATCCGGTACCGAAGGTCCGGACGGGGGAGGGAATTCAACACGTGCTCGGCTTCGTCGTGCGCCGACTGCGCGGGCGATGGCCGCTCGCCGTCGCCGTACTGCTCACCGTACTGATCACCGCGACCGCTCTGACCGCGCTGACGGCATTCACCCGTGGCGTGGAGGAGGAGGGACTGCGGCAAGCCCTGACCGGCTCGGAACAGGCCCGGACCACCGTCGTGGTCACCAGCGGCCATCCGGCCTCCGCCCGCGCCAAGGACGACGAGTCCGTCCGGGCCTACGCGAGCGAGGTCTTCGGGCGGCTTCCGGTCACCACCGAGAGCGTGGCCCGCAGCCGTTCGTACGGGCTTCCCGGCACTGCCGCCTCGGGTCGCGACGCCGACCTGACCCTGCTCGCCGCCCTTGCCCGGGAGCACGTACAACTGCTCGCCGGCGAGTGGCCCGGGCCCGTCGCCGCAGGGGCTGCCGGCACCCCGGCGGCGCCGATGCAGGTGGCCGTGCCGCGCGCGGCGCTGGCCCGGCTCGGCCTGGCCGAGGCCGCGCTGCCCGCGCCGGTCCGGCTGGACGACCGGTTCGACGGGGCTGCGCTCACCGTGCTGGTCACCGGCGTGTACCGGGCCACCGATCCGGACGCCGGGTACTGGCGGCTCGACCCGCTCGGCGGCCGGGAGATCCAGTCCAGCACCCTCGCCACCTACGGCCCTCTCCTGGTGGACGACAGCGCGTTCACGACCGGCGGCCTCCTGCAGAACTACCGCCTCACGCTGCTGACCCCGGACCTGAGCACGATCCGCACCTCCGAGGCCGGGGCCGTCCGGACCGCCACGAACCCCGCGGGGGCCGCCCTGGAGCGCGCCACCTCGCTCCGGGCCGCCACCGAACTGCCGAAACTCCTCTCCGAGTTGGACTCCGGCCTGCTCGTCGCCCGGTCCACCCTCCTGGTGGGCGCGCTCCAGCTCGCCGTCCTCTCGACGGCCGCGCTGCTCCTCGTCTCCCACATCCTGACGGTCCGCCAGGAACCGGAGCGCGTCCTGCTCACCGCGCGCGGCGCCTCCCGCCGGCGCCTCGGCGCGCTCGGCGCGGCCGAGTCGCTGCTGCTCGCCCTGCCCGCGGCCGTCCTGGCACCGCTGCTCACACCGCCCCTGCTGCGCCTGTTCAGCCGGTTCGGACCGCTCGGGCGGGTTCACCTGGACATCCCGGACACCTGGCTGGTCTGGCCGGTCGCGGCCGGCTGCGCCCTGGCCTGTGTCCTGCTGACCACCCTGCCGTCCGTCCTGCGCGGCGCCTCGGCCGCCGTGCTGCGCCGCGCCGGCAGCAGGCAGGCCCTGGTGACGGGCGCAGCGCGCTCCGGGCTGGACCTGGCCGTGCTGGTCCTCGCCGTCCTCGGCTACCAGCAGCTGTCGCAGTACGGGGGTACGGACGCCCGCGTGCCCGCCTCCTCCACCGGCGGCGGGCTCGGCGTCGACCCGGTCCTGGTCGCCGCCCCGACCCTGGCCCTCTGCGGGGGAACGCTGCTGGTCCTGCGCCTGCTGCCGTTCGCGGCGCGGGCCGGCGGACGACTGGCGGCACGCGGCCGGAGTCTGGGCCCCGCCCTGTTCGGCTGGCAGCTCGCCCGTCGACCCGGCCGGGCCACCGGACCAGTGCTCCTGCTCGTCCTCGCCGTCTCCAGCGGGATCCTCGCCCTCGGCCAGCACATCGCCTGGTCCGAGTCCCAGCGCGACCAGGCCGACTTCGCGACCGCGGGCGGCCTGCGGATCTCCGGGAGCAGCATGGCCCCGATGGGGCAGGGCGGACGCTACGGGGCACTGCCGGGTGCGGACCGCCTGATTCCGGTGGTCCGCCGGGCACAGCCGCTCCCCGGCGGGGGCACCGCCGACCTCATCGCGTTGGACGCCACCAAGGTGGGCGAAGGCGTACCGCTGCGCGCGGACCTGCGCGGCGGCCACGGGATGCGGGAACTGTTCGCCCCGCTCGCCGCGGAGGGCCCGGATGCCCCGACCGGGTCCGCGGCCGCCGGCGCCGCAGGAGCCGCCCCCGGGCAGGCTCCCGGTGTCGACCTGCCCGGCTCCCCCCGGCGGATCGAGCTCGGCGTGACGGCACGGTCCGAAGGTACGAGTTGGGCGGCCGTGAGCCTACTGCTGCGCGACCGGTTCGGAGCGACCCACGGGACGCCCTCGGTCACGCTGCCCACCAGCGGCGACGCCACTCTCACCTTCCCCCTGGACACCCTGACCGGTGCCCCGATCGGTTCGGCAGCAGCCCCGCTGACCCTGGCGGGGATACGCCTCTCGTATGCCGGGGACGAAGGCCCCGCGGGCAACGGCAGCGAACTGACCCTGCGCCGGATCGGCGTCTCCGACACCGCGGACGGCGGTGCGACGGCGGTCGCCGCACCCGGCCCCGCGGCCACGGGCGGCTGGCAGTCCTCGCCCCCGCAGGGACCCCGCAGCATGCGGGCCCCCGCGCTCTCCCCGGTTCCGGCCGGTTCCACGGACCACCTGCAAGTGCGGTACTGGGGCGGGTCCGGCACCGAAAAGGGTGTCAGCGCCGTGCTGTTCCCCGCGCCCACCGCCCCTGCCCCCGCCGCGGTCCCGGCGGTCGCCACCACCGACTACCTGCGGTCCGTAGGCGCCTCCGTGGGTGCGACCGTCCCCGTCACGCTCGACGGCGCGACGATCCCGATGCGGGTCACCGCTGCCCTGGACTCCCTTCCGGTGGTCGGACGGTCGGGGCTCGCCGTCGACCTGCGCACGCTCGGCCGGTTCCTGGTGGAGTCCGCCGGACAGCAGCCGGCCCCGCCCACCGAGTGGTGGCTGCCCGCCGCCTCGGCCGCCGATCCGGTCCCGGCCCGCGCGGCGGACAAACTGCGCGAAGGATCCCGGACCGAGCGCGTCCAGCTGCGCGAGGAAATCACCGCGCACCTGTTGGAGGATCCGCTGAGCGCCGGCCCGCAGAGCGCGCTGGCCGCCCTCGCCGCCGCGTGCGCGGTCCTGGCGGCCATCGGATTCGCAACGTCCACCGCCGCCGAACGGCGCGTGCGCGGCCGGGAGTTCTCGGTCCTGCTCGCGCTCGGCACCCCGCGCCGGTCGCTGGCCCTGGCGTCCGCCGCCGAGGGCGGAGTACTGATCGTCATCGGAACCGCGGTCGGGACCGGGCTGGGTGGCGCCCTGGTCCACCTGATGGCGCCCCTGGTCGTGCTGACACCCGCCGCCGGGCGGCCGTTCCCGCCCGTACGGGTGGACCTGCCGTTCTGGCAGACCCTGCTGACGGCCGCCGCCATCGCCGCCGTTCCCCTGCTGTCGGCCGTGCTCAGCGGCCCCCGGGGCCGCGACATCGCCGCCCGGCTGCGTCCCGTGGAGGAGATGTGACCACCCCGCCGCCGTCCGCCGCGCCGCCGTCGGAAGCCACCCCGCCGTCCGCCGCTGCCCCGCGGTCCGGGCCACGGCCCGCGCCCTGGGTCAGGACCCGGTTGCGGGCGGCTCCGCTGGGTACCCTGCTCGCCGCCGCGCTGGCGTTCGTCGCCGTCCTGCTGGCCGCCGCGCTGCCGCGGGCCCAGGACCGGGGCGCCGACCAGGCCCTGAGGTCCTTCCTGGAAGGCAGCGGGCAGAGCGACACCAGTCTGCAGGTGACCGCGCCGGCCCCCATGTCCGGGCAGAGCGCCGAAGCCCTGGACGGCACCCTGAAGAGCCTGCTGTCCCATACCGGAAACACCTTCCGCGTCGACCCGG
Above is a genomic segment from Streptomyces sp. NBC_01233 containing:
- a CDS encoding serine hydrolase domain-containing protein, whose product is MSSRPYGHARRIRPSLRLAAATAVCGALLGASVQPAQAGADRAPAPAASLQQQLRELVERADGPPGVIAVLRDGDRTQVYRAGVADVESGRPPRATDHMRIASVAKAFSGAVALGLVDRGRLHLNDTIGEVLPAQPVAWHQVTLRQLLNHTSGLPDYSASPGFVDIISEDPRHRFDSRRLLDFVADEDLEFRPGSRYQYSNSDNIAIALMAEAATGRRYETLLRELVYEPLGLDATSLPQGYRLPVPFLHGYQIDPQTGPVDVSEAVSASGAWAAGGIVSTPKDLTAFIRGYAGGTLVSDRTRRQQFTFIPGALSQPPGPGRTEAGLAIYRYTTRCGAVYGHTGNTAGYTQLVAATADGRRSLTFSISTQTSLDNNPDLLAQVRDVQEDFVCALLRR
- a CDS encoding glyoxalase/bleomycin resistance/dioxygenase family protein, yielding MSDPIGIRATLLVLYSPRLEECRRFYEDLGLHFASEQHGRGPRHYAATLADGAVFELYPARPGRETGALRLGLTLTGAAATPPLGPGRHLLTDPDGRTVDIHSTGRRDS
- a CDS encoding ABC transporter permease, translating into MLGFVVRRLRGRWPLAVAVLLTVLITATALTALTAFTRGVEEEGLRQALTGSEQARTTVVVTSGHPASARAKDDESVRAYASEVFGRLPVTTESVARSRSYGLPGTAASGRDADLTLLAALAREHVQLLAGEWPGPVAAGAAGTPAAPMQVAVPRAALARLGLAEAALPAPVRLDDRFDGAALTVLVTGVYRATDPDAGYWRLDPLGGREIQSSTLATYGPLLVDDSAFTTGGLLQNYRLTLLTPDLSTIRTSEAGAVRTATNPAGAALERATSLRAATELPKLLSELDSGLLVARSTLLVGALQLAVLSTAALLLVSHILTVRQEPERVLLTARGASRRRLGALGAAESLLLALPAAVLAPLLTPPLLRLFSRFGPLGRVHLDIPDTWLVWPVAAGCALACVLLTTLPSVLRGASAAVLRRAGSRQALVTGAARSGLDLAVLVLAVLGYQQLSQYGGTDARVPASSTGGGLGVDPVLVAAPTLALCGGTLLVLRLLPFAARAGGRLAARGRSLGPALFGWQLARRPGRATGPVLLLVLAVSSGILALGQHIAWSESQRDQADFATAGGLRISGSSMAPMGQGGRYGALPGADRLIPVVRRAQPLPGGGTADLIALDATKVGEGVPLRADLRGGHGMRELFAPLAAEGPDAPTGSAAAGAAGAAPGQAPGVDLPGSPRRIELGVTARSEGTSWAAVSLLLRDRFGATHGTPSVTLPTSGDATLTFPLDTLTGAPIGSAAAPLTLAGIRLSYAGDEGPAGNGSELTLRRIGVSDTADGGATAVAAPGPAATGGWQSSPPQGPRSMRAPALSPVPAGSTDHLQVRYWGGSGTEKGVSAVLFPAPTAPAPAAVPAVATTDYLRSVGASVGATVPVTLDGATIPMRVTAALDSLPVVGRSGLAVDLRTLGRFLVESAGQQPAPPTEWWLPAASAADPVPARAADKLREGSRTERVQLREEITAHLLEDPLSAGPQSALAALAAACAVLAAIGFATSTAAERRVRGREFSVLLALGTPRRSLALASAAEGGVLIVIGTAVGTGLGGALVHLMAPLVVLTPAAGRPFPPVRVDLPFWQTLLTAAAIAAVPLLSAVLSGPRGRDIAARLRPVEEM
- a CDS encoding ABC transporter ATP-binding protein, giving the protein MSNNHQAPVAAAVATAREGAGTPIVVVDDLHHSFGSGPQAVHALRGVSFEVRRGELTALRGRSGSGKTTLLNLVGGLDTPTSGRITLDGTDLAALDEADLLALRRDRIGFVFQSFGLIPVLTAAENVGVPMRLRRVPAKEREERARTLLALVGLADHAEQRPGELSGGQQQRVAVARALANDPDLIIADEPTGQLDSETGRSIMELLRAVVRSESVTILVATHDPNLIELADRVVELRDGRIVGPGADEELSR
- a CDS encoding type 1 glutamine amidotransferase domain-containing protein; its protein translation is MRIAFLTAPEGVEEVELTTPWKAVETAGWIPQLVSTGPGRVQAFNHLDKANTYPVDHLLAGDTSDAFDALVLPGGVANPDALRMNDRAVGFVRSFFETGKPVAAICHAPWTLIEADVVRGRTLTSWPSLATDIRNAGGTWVDEEVQVCRAAPSTLITSRRPDDLDAFCTTLVKEFTPARDDDLGALRSP
- a CDS encoding phytase translates to MVVGTDKKGALEVYDMTGARIQRITGDYGNNVDLRGDIVVSADDEAAGGNGAMHVYRIDPATRQLKRLADVPTEVTAHGICLYTSPASGKLYAFPNSTSGSVEQWELAVNGDAVTATSVRLWDAGSAVEGCYADETTGKLYLGEEDVGVWVYGAEPTAGTSRTKLDSAGSGGHITADTEGITAAGNRIYVSSQGSNDFTVYDRTTRAYLGRFSVSNGTAADDCEDTDGIDATSANLGPAFPQGVFICQDGSNGAPGTSGNQNFKFVPLQHITAQFG